The Listeria welshimeri serovar 6b str. SLCC5334 genome has a window encoding:
- a CDS encoding DeoR/GlpR family DNA-binding transcription regulator, which translates to MNELNYLEVFMIPYKRQEKIMEFLGSEEVIKIEDLQKIIPNTSISTLRRDLKELERLGKVNMLTGGAVKISSSTSELPISTKSVLQTEEKEIIASLAAKEINEGDVIYLDSGSTCTALLNKILNKKISIFTTNTSIFNISTEIKAEITILGGRYSPFISSINGPLTDSNIKLFNFEKAFLGANGIDLARGVSTPNLVEANKKKEILQASQKAFLLCDSSKIHKSSAVKAFELNQVTLITDKYDVDIAGLTSLIVPD; encoded by the coding sequence GAATGAGTTAAATTATTTGGAGGTATTTATGATTCCGTATAAAAGACAAGAAAAAATCATGGAATTTTTAGGGTCAGAAGAGGTTATAAAAATTGAAGATCTTCAAAAAATCATTCCAAATACATCTATATCAACATTAAGAAGAGATTTAAAAGAACTGGAAAGGCTTGGAAAAGTGAATATGCTTACAGGAGGAGCCGTTAAAATTTCCTCTAGTACTAGCGAATTGCCAATTTCAACTAAAAGTGTCCTTCAAACAGAAGAAAAAGAGATTATTGCCAGTTTAGCTGCTAAAGAAATCAATGAAGGCGACGTTATTTATTTGGATTCTGGTTCTACTTGTACAGCTTTATTAAATAAAATTTTAAATAAAAAAATTAGTATTTTCACAACGAATACAAGTATATTTAACATTTCCACAGAAATTAAGGCAGAAATAACTATTTTAGGTGGAAGGTACAGTCCTTTTATCTCATCTATTAATGGTCCTTTAACAGACAGCAACATTAAACTTTTCAATTTCGAAAAAGCCTTTTTAGGTGCAAATGGAATTGATTTGGCAAGAGGTGTAAGCACACCAAACTTAGTAGAAGCCAACAAGAAAAAAGAAATCTTACAAGCCTCACAAAAAGCATTCTTACTATGCGACAGCTCAAAAATCCACAAGTCTTCCGCAGTTAAAGCCTTTGAACTAAATCAAGTCACATTAATTACGGATAAGTACGACGTGGACATTGCTGGGTTGACGAGTTTGATTGTACCGGATTGA
- a CDS encoding AAA domain-containing protein → MNKKEIYIYNKMVYIKDELKNNIEKVFNTGERYYVLYKGSKTEYLYNKEDILIKSKVELTSEIRKTMDYFTNIAKHKDLESDLGQNKGKKSYFYKQQMEKLEGMNKGSALYSYLNKTNEQREEVKQLIFPFGLNYSQMQAVKNSFSYQISVIQGPPGTGKTQTILNIIANAVKNQKNIAVVSPNNKATTNVYEKLEKEGFKFIAAQLGNSNNRKNFYLKISEIPKEIKSWFIQEEQLLKLEQDLVQKQKKIVELLKEKNKIATLKHKLREWELEQKYFKDYQNEFSLVDNSKVKIKKMSSIDFNLVKKQKFIIDLMTYNPEIPHLFYRFKYFFKYGIYHMNGVKSALGRMEVINKNREEYYSDKIEAIKNEINRSESFLAKNQYESTIKEIELCSKQIFKHNLCIRYQAKNEREFSTDSHKNEFEKFSASFPVILSTCDSIMECISNEQTFDYVVVDESSMASLVPGIFSLAKAKNIIIVGDDKQLPSIQIDKKKINELSTIPAEYDYFENNLLTSLIEVYGEKLPSTMLREHYRCHPMIINFCNKQYYNDELVIMTENKGIKNPLVRIKTSEGNHMKFDQDAKIFNQREIDTFLSKEFTEKVPEIMGIESLGFVSPYRRQVDIAEEQVQAKYEQAIVDTVHKFQGRECDAIIFSTVLDQKGVNRLGFVDSSCLLNVAVSRAKKILVLNTSEEVFMNNDKDIAALIRYIKYYGEHSIVYQSKVRSIFDLLQQEFSAELEKKLSKIKKKHSKYNSENLTRLLIDEILKEPEFKHLSYQPEYEIRLLAKDLSILSDEQKKYVTNGASLDFIFFNKMDKEPIAAIEVDGHKFHKYDRQKLKDSCKKDIINTLGIKFEALSTNGSGEEDKIRALLKSTLIQNAEGEK, encoded by the coding sequence ATGAATAAAAAAGAAATATATATATATAATAAAATGGTGTATATAAAAGATGAATTAAAAAATAATATTGAAAAAGTTTTCAATACAGGAGAGCGATATTATGTATTATATAAAGGTTCTAAGACAGAGTATCTTTATAATAAAGAGGATATTTTAATTAAAAGCAAGGTGGAATTAACAAGCGAGATTAGAAAAACGATGGACTATTTTACAAATATTGCCAAACATAAAGATTTAGAGAGTGATTTGGGCCAAAACAAAGGTAAGAAATCTTATTTCTATAAACAACAAATGGAAAAATTAGAAGGTATGAATAAAGGCAGTGCGCTATACTCTTATTTAAATAAAACAAATGAACAACGAGAAGAAGTAAAACAATTAATTTTTCCTTTTGGATTGAATTATAGTCAAATGCAGGCGGTTAAGAACTCTTTTTCTTATCAAATAAGTGTTATTCAAGGGCCGCCGGGAACTGGAAAAACACAAACAATCTTAAATATTATTGCAAATGCAGTTAAAAATCAAAAAAATATTGCTGTAGTGTCCCCAAATAACAAAGCTACTACTAATGTTTATGAAAAATTAGAAAAAGAAGGTTTTAAATTTATTGCTGCACAATTAGGTAATTCGAATAATAGGAAGAATTTTTATCTGAAAATTAGTGAGATACCTAAAGAAATAAAAAGTTGGTTTATACAAGAAGAGCAATTATTAAAATTAGAACAAGATTTAGTTCAAAAACAAAAAAAGATAGTTGAGTTATTAAAAGAAAAAAATAAAATAGCTACTCTCAAACATAAGCTAAGAGAATGGGAGTTAGAGCAAAAATATTTTAAAGATTATCAAAACGAGTTTTCGTTAGTTGATAATTCTAAAGTAAAAATCAAAAAAATGTCATCAATAGATTTTAATCTTGTAAAAAAGCAAAAATTCATTATTGATTTGATGACGTATAATCCTGAAATACCACATCTTTTTTATAGATTTAAGTACTTTTTTAAATATGGAATTTATCATATGAATGGAGTTAAATCAGCATTAGGTAGGATGGAAGTTATAAATAAGAATAGAGAAGAATATTATAGTGATAAAATTGAGGCTATAAAAAATGAAATAAATAGAAGTGAATCTTTTTTAGCAAAAAACCAGTATGAAAGCACAATAAAAGAGATTGAACTATGCTCAAAACAGATTTTTAAACATAATTTATGTATTCGATATCAAGCTAAGAATGAAAGAGAGTTTTCTACAGACAGTCATAAAAATGAATTTGAAAAGTTCAGTGCAAGTTTTCCGGTAATATTGAGTACATGTGATTCAATTATGGAGTGTATCTCTAATGAGCAAACTTTTGATTATGTTGTTGTGGATGAATCATCTATGGCAAGTTTAGTACCAGGCATTTTCTCGCTAGCTAAAGCAAAAAATATTATTATTGTTGGGGATGATAAACAATTACCGTCAATACAAATTGACAAGAAAAAAATAAATGAGCTTTCAACAATCCCAGCTGAATATGATTACTTCGAAAACAATTTGTTAACGTCTTTAATAGAAGTATATGGAGAAAAACTGCCTAGTACTATGCTAAGAGAACATTACAGATGCCATCCGATGATTATAAATTTTTGCAATAAGCAATACTATAATGACGAGTTAGTTATTATGACTGAAAATAAAGGTATCAAAAACCCTCTCGTGAGAATAAAAACTAGTGAAGGTAACCATATGAAATTTGACCAAGATGCTAAAATCTTTAACCAGAGGGAAATAGACACTTTTCTAAGCAAAGAATTTACGGAAAAAGTTCCAGAAATAATGGGGATTGAGTCACTTGGATTTGTTTCTCCTTATCGTAGGCAAGTGGACATAGCAGAAGAACAGGTGCAAGCTAAGTATGAACAAGCGATTGTTGATACAGTGCATAAATTCCAAGGGCGAGAATGTGATGCTATTATTTTTTCGACAGTACTAGATCAAAAAGGAGTAAACCGACTTGGCTTTGTGGATAGTTCTTGTTTATTAAATGTGGCAGTTTCTCGAGCAAAAAAAATATTGGTTTTAAATACCTCTGAGGAAGTATTTATGAACAACGATAAAGATATTGCAGCTTTAATCCGATATATAAAATATTATGGAGAACATAGTATAGTTTATCAGAGCAAAGTACGTTCAATTTTTGATTTATTACAACAAGAATTTTCAGCAGAACTAGAAAAGAAATTATCAAAAATAAAGAAAAAACATTCTAAGTATAATTCTGAAAACTTAACAAGACTGTTGATTGATGAAATTCTAAAAGAGCCAGAATTCAAGCATTTATCTTATCAACCAGAATACGAAATTCGTTTACTAGCAAAAGATTTATCGATTTTAAGCGATGAGCAAAAAAAGTATGTTACAAATGGAGCTAGTTTAGATTTTATCTTTTTTAACAAAATGGACAAAGAGCCGATTGCTGCAATCGAGGTAGATGGGCATAAATTTCATAAGTATGATCGTCAGAAGTTAAAAGATAGTTGTAAAAAAGATATTATCAATACTTTGGGAATTAAGTTTGAGGCATTATCAACAAATGGTAGTGGAGAAGAAGATAAAATTCGCGCGCTTTTAAAAAGTACTCTTATACAAAATGCAGAAGGAGAGAAATAA
- a CDS encoding 5'-nucleotidase, translated as MAFNLKDKLVIAVASSALFDLTDSDKVFREQHESAYRMYQRENEKTPLEKGVAFSLIKRLLSLNTADDHLIEVILLSRNDPDTGLRVFNSIATYGLDISRAIFTAGENPFKYIDPLNASLFLSGNIDDVKEAISYKCPAGYVANKKYEDDGDEELRIAFDFDGVIADDESESVYQNNGGLERYQEYEKEHADDKMGEGPLFEFFNQLAEIQKKELKKADEDSSYNPIIRIAICTARNAPAHERAIKSLRRWDLRVDEAFFLGGIDKRTVLDVFKPHIFFDDQECHIESVGESFPSAHIPYGVTNQKKDEV; from the coding sequence ATGGCATTTAATTTAAAAGATAAACTAGTAATTGCAGTAGCATCAAGTGCATTGTTTGACTTAACAGATTCTGACAAAGTCTTTAGAGAACAACATGAGAGTGCTTACAGAATGTACCAAAGAGAGAATGAAAAAACTCCGCTTGAAAAAGGGGTAGCTTTTTCGCTTATAAAGAGGTTATTAAGTTTAAATACAGCGGACGATCATTTAATTGAAGTGATATTATTATCTAGAAATGATCCAGATACAGGTTTAAGGGTATTTAATTCTATAGCTACATATGGGTTAGATATTTCTAGAGCAATTTTTACGGCAGGCGAAAATCCATTTAAATACATAGATCCTTTAAATGCTTCTCTTTTTTTGTCTGGTAATATTGATGATGTAAAGGAAGCGATAAGTTATAAATGTCCAGCTGGATATGTTGCTAATAAGAAATATGAGGATGACGGGGACGAAGAGTTAAGAATAGCATTTGACTTTGATGGTGTTATTGCAGACGATGAATCTGAATCTGTATATCAGAATAATGGTGGATTGGAGAGGTATCAAGAATATGAAAAAGAACATGCAGATGATAAAATGGGAGAAGGTCCTTTGTTTGAATTTTTCAATCAGCTTGCTGAAATTCAAAAGAAAGAACTAAAGAAGGCGGACGAAGATTCATCCTATAATCCCATCATAAGAATAGCAATTTGTACTGCGAGAAATGCACCTGCACATGAACGTGCAATTAAATCTTTACGAAGATGGGATTTGAGAGTAGATGAAGCTTTCTTTTTAGGTGGGATTGATAAGAGAACTGTTCTTGATGTATTTAAACCGCATATCTTCTTTGATGACCAAGAATGTCATATTGAATCAGTAGGAGAATCATTTCCATCTGCACATATTCCGTATGGTGTTACGAATCAGAAAAAGGATGAGGTATAG
- a CDS encoding threonine aldolase family protein, producing the protein MTNTLKTSYQKTPYKLGGNGTRNIGVLTEALQNIDNNLESDIYGSGPIIEDFETKIAKILGKQSAVFFPSGTMAQQIALRIWADRKENQLVAYHPLSHLEIHEQDGLKELQQITPILLGTANRLVTIDDIKDLREPVASVLIELPQREIGGQLPSFEELEEISEYCHEQGISLHLDGARLWEITPFYQKSAEEICALFDSVYVSFYKGIGGIAGAILAGSDDFVQEAKIWKRRYGGDLISLYPYILSADYYFEKRIGKMAEYFEAAKGLAERFNSCSGVKTVPEVPVSNMFHVYFEKSADEVGTILTKIQDETGVGISGYLQEKSADVCAFEVSIGDAYAEIPVEVLDVVFKQLEVGSPCQN; encoded by the coding sequence ATGACAAACACGCTAAAAACCAGCTACCAAAAAACACCTTATAAACTAGGCGGAAACGGTACGCGGAATATTGGTGTTCTTACAGAAGCGCTTCAAAATATAGATAATAACCTAGAAAGCGATATATACGGAAGCGGCCCAATTATTGAAGATTTTGAAACGAAAATCGCGAAAATTCTTGGTAAACAATCTGCGGTATTTTTTCCGAGTGGGACTATGGCTCAACAAATCGCGTTAAGAATTTGGGCTGACCGGAAAGAGAATCAACTCGTGGCATATCATCCACTTTCGCATTTGGAGATTCATGAGCAAGACGGGCTAAAAGAATTGCAGCAAATCACGCCAATATTACTTGGAACGGCGAATCGACTTGTGACGATTGATGATATTAAAGATCTTCGCGAGCCAGTTGCTAGTGTGCTTATTGAACTGCCGCAACGAGAAATTGGTGGGCAACTTCCTTCTTTTGAAGAGCTTGAGGAGATTTCGGAGTATTGTCATGAACAGGGTATTTCATTGCATCTGGACGGAGCGAGGTTATGGGAAATTACACCTTTTTATCAGAAGTCTGCGGAAGAAATTTGCGCTTTATTTGATAGTGTATATGTGTCGTTTTATAAAGGAATTGGCGGGATTGCTGGGGCGATTTTGGCTGGGTCTGATGATTTTGTGCAAGAGGCAAAAATCTGGAAACGTCGATATGGTGGTGATTTGATTAGCCTGTACCCGTATATTTTGTCCGCGGATTATTATTTTGAAAAACGGATTGGGAAGATGGCGGAGTATTTTGAGGCGGCAAAAGGATTGGCTGAGCGATTTAATTCGTGTTCGGGCGTGAAGACTGTGCCGGAAGTACCGGTTTCTAATATGTTTCATGTTTACTTTGAGAAGTCGGCTGATGAGGTTGGGACGATTTTGACGAAGATTCAGGATGAAACTGGTGTGGGGATTTCGGGTTATTTGCAAGAGAAATCGGCGGATGTTTGTGCGTTTGAGGTTTCGATTGGGGATGCGTATGCGGAGATACCTGTGGAGGTTTTGGATGTTGTGTTTAAACAATTAGAGGTAGGCTCCCCATGCCAAAACTAA
- a CDS encoding ChbG/HpnK family deacetylase: MPKLIIDADDFGLSKAINHGIIESYKTGITTSTLLMPNLETAEHAIALAKEHPDLFIGQHTNFLLGKPCADPAEIPSLVDENGEFHRSKYYRANPEIKFQYEDVRTETIAQMERFKELTDHYPKHIDCHSIGDETVDQVFFDIAREFGIHTTLKYSGDKKWPDQEGYLPITKLLESGALPYTSGGVSVENFLNDDFGLLKLAPDEIAEMHFDVGFLDQFVLDNSSYTLMRCRELATICDVRVRDWLSENEFELISFDDLQH; encoded by the coding sequence ATGCCAAAACTAATCATCGACGCAGACGATTTCGGTCTATCCAAAGCCATCAACCACGGCATCATCGAAAGCTACAAAACCGGCATTACCACATCCACCTTACTCATGCCGAACCTGGAAACTGCCGAACACGCAATCGCTCTCGCAAAAGAGCACCCTGACTTATTCATCGGTCAGCACACAAACTTCTTACTTGGAAAACCGTGCGCGGATCCGGCGGAAATCCCGTCACTCGTCGACGAAAATGGGGAATTCCATCGTTCCAAATATTATCGCGCCAACCCAGAAATCAAATTTCAATACGAAGATGTGCGTACGGAAACGATTGCTCAAATGGAACGGTTCAAAGAGCTAACTGATCACTACCCAAAACACATCGACTGCCACTCAATCGGTGATGAAACGGTTGACCAAGTTTTCTTTGATATCGCGCGCGAGTTTGGGATTCACACGACTTTAAAATACAGCGGTGATAAAAAATGGCCAGATCAGGAAGGTTATTTACCAATCACTAAACTGCTGGAGTCGGGCGCACTTCCCTACACAAGCGGCGGCGTTTCGGTTGAGAACTTCCTTAATGATGATTTTGGCTTGCTAAAATTAGCGCCAGACGAAATTGCAGAGATGCATTTTGATGTCGGTTTTTTGGATCAATTTGTGCTGGATAATTCTTCTTACACGTTGATGCGGTGCCGGGAACTTGCGACGATTTGTGACGTGCGGGTGCGGGATTGGCTTAGCGAAAATGAGTTTGAGCTCATTTCATTTGATGATTTACAACATTAA
- the tenA gene encoding thiaminase II — MFVHGFQEEVGDLWQETLCHPFVQSLADGTLEKEAFYYYLLQDDYYLSHFEKVIEKSVVQAGTEELAAEMRQVRERLRQSELLMREQFYPRVGLTERDFSERKPAPTAYHYTSHLYRMADFGSFGVTIAALLPCYALYADMGKMYETARSSEPFYQELLDSYVDENYQQVVLKQKRLVEQAASMADARELALMKQAFHISVEMEWAFFDMAYKKQNWRGSVNYV; from the coding sequence GTGTTTGTACATGGTTTTCAAGAAGAAGTAGGAGATTTATGGCAAGAAACGTTGTGTCATCCATTTGTTCAGAGTTTGGCGGATGGGACGCTTGAGAAGGAGGCGTTTTATTATTATTTGCTTCAAGATGATTATTATTTATCGCATTTTGAGAAGGTGATTGAGAAAAGTGTAGTGCAAGCGGGGACGGAGGAACTTGCTGCTGAGATGAGGCAAGTGCGGGAGAGGCTTCGGCAGTCGGAATTGTTGATGCGCGAACAGTTTTATCCACGGGTTGGGCTAACGGAGCGTGATTTTTCCGAGCGAAAACCAGCGCCAACTGCTTATCATTATACTTCTCATCTTTACCGGATGGCGGATTTTGGTAGTTTTGGGGTGACAATTGCGGCGCTTTTGCCGTGTTATGCGCTTTATGCGGATATGGGGAAAATGTACGAAACGGCGCGGAGTTCGGAGCCATTTTATCAAGAGTTACTGGATAGTTATGTGGATGAAAATTATCAACAAGTGGTGTTGAAGCAGAAGCGATTGGTGGAACAGGCGGCGAGTATGGCGGATGCGCGGGAACTTGCTCTCATGAAGCAGGCTTTTCACATCAGTGTGGAAATGGAATGGGCGTTTTTTGATATGGCTTATAAAAAACAAAATTGGCGTGGGAGTGTGAATTATGTTTGA